A genome region from Thermococcus onnurineus NA1 includes the following:
- a CDS encoding SPOUT family RNA methylase encodes MKFLVKTQRGMESVAANYIREILPDAEVWASPMGYSGLVVVEAEDEKAEEKILEIPEVERAIKVLHEVPARLDAILSVAEDVAKLIDENETFAVKTKRRGKHDFSSIDVNRELGAKVRELTNADVNLSWPDKVVQVEIIGDRAYISVLPGEEYRKFTPNKIDARKLFRKVTLVQMPYWGDYKACRSFGEKIGRAAQAFEVKELIIAPKEKMDAFELMEFIKGVKIGQESRYQIQREAYPWKVEKVPVSVWDLYQVVRDKRRNKRLLIITDPKGPSLAEVKDKLARDMYYAKEVVIFVGSREGIPRGLFRFADYVVDLAPYMTFATEHGIPAALVSMWEIYEEYSRTREGEE; translated from the coding sequence GTGAAGTTTCTCGTTAAGACTCAGAGGGGAATGGAGAGCGTTGCTGCTAACTACATTCGGGAGATTCTTCCGGATGCGGAAGTTTGGGCGTCTCCCATGGGCTACTCGGGTCTTGTTGTAGTTGAGGCGGAAGATGAGAAAGCCGAGGAGAAGATTCTTGAAATTCCAGAAGTCGAGAGAGCCATAAAAGTTCTCCATGAGGTTCCCGCCCGGCTTGACGCCATCTTGAGCGTGGCAGAGGATGTTGCAAAACTCATCGATGAAAATGAGACCTTTGCAGTCAAGACCAAGCGTAGAGGGAAGCACGACTTCTCGAGCATTGATGTGAACAGAGAGCTTGGAGCAAAGGTCAGAGAGCTGACAAACGCTGACGTTAACCTCAGCTGGCCGGATAAGGTCGTTCAGGTAGAGATAATAGGAGATAGAGCTTACATATCTGTTCTTCCAGGCGAAGAGTACAGGAAGTTCACACCAAACAAGATAGACGCGAGGAAGCTCTTCCGCAAAGTTACCCTCGTTCAGATGCCTTACTGGGGCGACTACAAGGCCTGCAGGTCTTTCGGTGAGAAGATTGGGAGAGCCGCTCAGGCCTTTGAAGTTAAGGAGCTCATCATAGCTCCCAAAGAGAAGATGGACGCTTTTGAACTAATGGAGTTCATTAAGGGCGTCAAGATTGGCCAGGAAAGCAGATACCAGATACAGCGCGAGGCTTATCCCTGGAAAGTCGAGAAAGTTCCAGTCAGCGTATGGGATCTCTACCAGGTCGTTCGCGATAAGCGGAGGAACAAGAGGCTCCTTATAATCACCGATCCCAAGGGGCCGTCACTGGCTGAGGTGAAGGATAAGCTCGCCAGGGATATGTACTACGCGAAGGAAGTCGTTATCTTCGTCGGCTCCCGTGAGGGCATACCACGCGGCCTCTTCCGCTTCGCGGATTATGTTGTTGACTTAGCACCGTATATGACCTTCGCAACTGAACACGGCATTCCTGCGGCCCTTGTGTCCATGTGGGAGATCTACGAAGAATACTCTAGAACGAGGGAAGGGGAAGAGTGA
- a CDS encoding DHHA1 domain-containing protein gives MDKGAFLEKAREGAELIKMHIELGHTIRIISHRDADGITAGAILAKAILREGGSFQLSIVKQLSEGLIQELAAEKHKIYVFSDLGSGSIELIEKYLEGATVVVADHHPPEKNEFSTDSHLLVNPVPFGANSVRDLSGSGVAYFVAREMNEKNRDLAYIAIVGAVGDMQEIDGTFHGMNLDIIEDGKRLGILEVRKELRLFGRESRTLAQMLAYATNPEIPEITGDDRKAIEFLRAKGFDPDMKYWQLREEEKRRLHDALVIHLIKHGAPKEAIDRLIGDVVISPLYPEGDPRHEAREFATLLNATGRLNAGTLGVAICLGDEEAYKRARKMLDDYKREQIEARKFLIQNWSMADEGEHAYVFYAGRNIRDTLVGIAANIAINAGLVDPEKPVVVLADSDEDPNLVKGSARTTEKALAKGYHLGEALKEVAEKLGGEGGGHAIAAGIRFPKDRINEFIRYFNDVLGRQLKGGRNVAD, from the coding sequence ATGGACAAGGGCGCTTTCTTGGAGAAGGCCCGTGAAGGAGCAGAGCTAATCAAGATGCACATCGAGCTAGGGCACACTATAAGAATAATCTCCCACCGCGATGCGGACGGAATAACTGCCGGGGCGATTCTGGCGAAGGCGATATTACGTGAGGGCGGTAGCTTTCAGCTCAGCATTGTCAAGCAGCTCAGCGAAGGGCTTATCCAGGAACTTGCCGCGGAGAAGCACAAGATATACGTCTTCAGCGACCTTGGGAGCGGCTCAATCGAACTCATCGAGAAGTACCTCGAGGGAGCGACCGTTGTCGTTGCTGACCATCACCCACCGGAGAAGAACGAGTTTTCCACTGATTCCCACCTGCTTGTCAATCCAGTACCATTTGGAGCCAACAGCGTTCGCGATCTGAGCGGCTCCGGCGTTGCCTACTTCGTTGCTAGAGAGATGAACGAGAAAAACAGGGATTTGGCCTACATTGCCATCGTTGGGGCAGTCGGCGACATGCAGGAGATAGACGGCACCTTCCACGGCATGAATCTCGATATCATTGAGGACGGGAAGAGGCTTGGCATTCTGGAGGTCAGGAAGGAGCTCCGCCTCTTCGGCAGGGAAAGCAGAACTCTCGCTCAAATGCTGGCTTACGCAACAAATCCAGAAATACCCGAGATAACTGGTGACGATAGGAAGGCCATCGAGTTCCTCAGGGCTAAGGGCTTCGATCCCGACATGAAGTACTGGCAGCTCCGTGAGGAAGAAAAAAGGCGGCTCCACGATGCCCTTGTCATTCACCTGATAAAGCACGGTGCCCCAAAGGAGGCCATAGACAGGCTCATCGGTGATGTGGTCATAAGTCCCCTCTACCCTGAGGGTGACCCCAGGCACGAAGCGAGGGAATTCGCCACACTCCTCAATGCCACTGGAAGGCTGAACGCTGGAACGCTAGGTGTTGCAATCTGCCTCGGCGACGAGGAGGCCTACAAGAGAGCTAGAAAGATGCTCGACGACTACAAGAGAGAGCAGATCGAGGCCAGAAAGTTCCTCATCCAGAACTGGAGTATGGCCGACGAAGGAGAGCACGCCTACGTTTTCTATGCTGGCAGGAACATCCGTGACACTCTGGTGGGCATAGCGGCTAACATAGCGATAAACGCGGGCCTAGTTGACCCGGAGAAGCCCGTGGTCGTTCTGGCTGACAGCGACGAGGATCCAAACCTCGTGAAGGGCTCGGCAAGGACTACGGAGAAGGCCCTAGCGAAGGGCTACCACCTTGGAGAAGCTCTGAAGGAAGTGGCAGAGAAGCTCGGCGGTGAAGGTGGAGGCCACGCTATAGCTGCTGGCATACGCTTTCCGAAGGACAGAATAAACGAGTTCATCAGGTATTTCAACGATGTTCTTGGAAGACAGCTCAAGGGGGGCAGGAACGTTGCGGATTGA
- a CDS encoding 30S ribosomal protein S15, whose amino-acid sequence MARIHARKRGRSGSKRPPRTAPPTWVEYTAEEVEGLVIKLRKEGYSAAMIGTILRDQYGIPSVKLITGKKITKILEENGLAPEIPEDLMALIRKAVKLRKHLEMHPKDKHSRRGLQLTESKIRRLVKYYRRTGKLPAKWRYDPEQAKLLVR is encoded by the coding sequence GTTCTAAGAGGCCACCGAGGACCGCTCCGCCGACCTGGGTAGAGTACACGGCGGAGGAGGTCGAGGGGCTCGTTATTAAGCTCAGGAAGGAAGGCTACAGCGCTGCCATGATAGGAACCATCCTCAGGGATCAGTACGGCATTCCGAGCGTCAAGCTCATCACCGGCAAGAAGATAACCAAGATACTCGAGGAGAACGGCCTCGCCCCTGAGATCCCGGAGGACCTCATGGCCCTTATCAGGAAGGCCGTCAAGCTCAGGAAGCACCTTGAGATGCATCCGAAGGACAAGCACTCAAGGCGCGGTCTCCAGCTCACCGAGAGCAAAATCAGGAGGCTTGTCAAGTACTACAGGAGAACCGGCAAGCTGCCAGCGAAGTGGCGCTACGATCCAGAGCAGGCCAAGCTCCTGGTTCGCTGA
- a CDS encoding Lrp/AsnC family transcriptional regulator — MADKINGIDIRILRLLAKNARLTYKELAEILGTTRQRISRRMDRLERNGIIKKYTIIPDYDALGYIHVILGITVKPSIDLDEVISSLKDDENIKIIQRAIGSHNLVIHIVGPKDMKELERIIADVSKKIPGIDKLDITFVTDTVKFEVL; from the coding sequence ATGGCAGATAAAATAAACGGGATTGACATAAGGATTTTGAGGCTTCTCGCCAAGAACGCGCGTTTGACCTACAAGGAGCTCGCCGAAATTCTTGGCACGACAAGACAGAGAATCTCCAGGAGAATGGATCGTCTCGAGAGAAATGGTATAATCAAAAAGTATACTATAATCCCTGACTATGATGCTCTCGGATACATTCACGTCATCCTCGGGATAACTGTTAAGCCTTCGATTGACCTTGACGAGGTAATTTCTTCTCTGAAGGATGATGAAAACATCAAGATAATTCAGCGTGCCATTGGTTCGCACAATTTGGTTATCCACATCGTTGGTCCAAAGGATATGAAAGAGCTGGAGAGAATCATCGCCGATGTTTCCAAGAAGATACCAGGCATTGACAAGCTTGATATAACCTTCGTAACAGACACCGTGAAGTTTGAGGTTCTCTGA
- a CDS encoding ArsR/SmtB family transcription factor produces MRVREVLNELDEKQRRTVLQCSETCGIPDLDKEVNLRVEEDVMKFLKALSNPLRLRILKILKDNWLCVCLISKILDQDQTLISHHLRTLKALGLILERKEGKMHFYRTNTEVLEEYLVRVRTGLV; encoded by the coding sequence ATGAGGGTTAGGGAAGTTCTGAACGAACTAGATGAGAAGCAAAGAAGAACTGTCCTCCAGTGTTCAGAGACCTGTGGCATCCCTGACCTAGACAAGGAGGTTAACCTTCGGGTAGAAGAGGACGTCATGAAGTTCCTCAAGGCACTCTCAAACCCGCTGAGGCTCAGGATACTCAAGATCCTAAAGGACAACTGGCTCTGCGTGTGTCTGATATCAAAGATACTCGACCAAGATCAGACTCTGATCAGCCACCACCTCCGGACGCTAAAGGCTCTGGGCCTGATACTTGAGAGAAAAGAAGGCAAGATGCACTTTTACAGAACGAACACAGAGGTTCTCGAGGAATACCTCGTAAGGGTGAGAACTGGACTGGTGTGA
- a CDS encoding RidA family protein, which yields MKKVVFTENAPKPIGPYSQGIVAEAGRLLFVSGQIPINPETGELVEGSIEKQAKRAIENLLAVVKAAGGSAENVVKVTVYLRDINDYAKFNEVYEKYFSESKPARAVVEVSNLPKGVKVEIEAIAAL from the coding sequence ATGAAAAAGGTTGTTTTCACAGAAAACGCCCCAAAACCGATAGGGCCCTACAGCCAGGGGATCGTCGCTGAGGCAGGCAGGCTACTCTTTGTCTCCGGCCAGATACCAATAAATCCGGAGACAGGAGAGCTCGTGGAGGGCTCAATAGAGAAACAGGCAAAGCGGGCAATTGAGAACCTGCTAGCAGTAGTGAAAGCCGCCGGCGGAAGCGCTGAGAACGTCGTTAAAGTTACAGTATATCTGAGAGACATAAACGACTACGCCAAGTTCAACGAGGTTTACGAGAAATATTTCTCAGAGTCCAAGCCGGCCAGGGCGGTAGTCGAAGTCTCCAATCTGCCGAAGGGCGTTAAGGTTGAGATAGAGGCAATTGCCGCTCTTTGA
- a CDS encoding DUF2666 family protein, producing the protein MKVEDQIIFTARHGSWKVGDRLRNMEDEMVAHFLASIANTVNPKIPEYLTEVMNIAGIMSLAEEIARKDLSDAVVALKSPGTARKLGALVFEEDKKLKKHLVEVAKAILVREVLEKKVTVDYPEEPLREVKIALPYNEDHVNFTAFHLSAEHGKWRVVKRLIIDEKTPMADVARLLASINETITLKLPVYAGIDVKGIDAWFAEFKKVKKADIPAVVEKYKHFQAENYAREGFEEHAKVYALRKALEKIGLPLDVPAKNLEKYLEKK; encoded by the coding sequence ATGAAGGTTGAGGATCAGATTATCTTCACTGCCCGTCACGGAAGCTGGAAGGTAGGAGACAGGCTCCGCAACATGGAAGACGAGATGGTGGCCCATTTCCTTGCGAGCATCGCTAATACCGTAAACCCCAAGATACCAGAGTACCTAACGGAGGTCATGAACATCGCCGGGATAATGAGTCTCGCCGAAGAGATAGCCAGAAAAGATCTGAGCGACGCGGTGGTGGCCCTTAAATCCCCCGGAACGGCAAGAAAGCTCGGTGCCCTCGTCTTCGAGGAGGATAAGAAACTGAAGAAACACCTCGTTGAGGTCGCGAAGGCGATCCTCGTCAGGGAGGTTCTCGAAAAGAAGGTTACCGTAGATTACCCCGAAGAGCCCCTGAGGGAGGTAAAAATAGCCCTTCCCTACAACGAGGATCACGTCAACTTCACGGCATTCCACCTCAGTGCCGAGCACGGGAAATGGAGGGTAGTGAAGAGACTGATAATCGACGAAAAGACACCGATGGCCGACGTTGCGAGGCTTCTAGCTAGCATAAACGAGACGATAACTCTAAAGCTTCCTGTTTACGCGGGAATAGACGTGAAAGGTATTGATGCCTGGTTCGCGGAGTTCAAAAAGGTTAAAAAGGCAGACATTCCAGCCGTTGTTGAGAAGTACAAGCACTTCCAGGCGGAGAATTACGCAAGGGAGGGCTTTGAGGAGCACGCCAAGGTTTACGCCCTCAGGAAGGCCCTTGAGAAGATAGGTCTTCCGCTCGACGTTCCAGCCAAGAACCTCGAGAAATACCTGGAGAAGAAATGA
- the sufC gene encoding Fe-S cluster assembly ATPase SufC: MLNVENLKVAVGGKEILKGVNISVGDGEFHVIMGPNGSGKSTLALTIVGHPRYEVRNGRILFNGEDITDLPPDERAKRGIMLAFQHPEEVEGVRIMEFLQQVLAEVKGIDLAEAYDMIVETAKGLWFKEEDLMRYVNVGFSGGERKRFEILQALLLEPKLLILDEPDSGVDVDSLSVISRKIDELHEKGTAILLITHYGRILQHLDPSKFRVHVMKDGRIVLERGGEFVKEIEEKGFQKIFEECGCDE, translated from the coding sequence TTGCTCAACGTAGAGAACCTCAAGGTCGCAGTTGGAGGCAAGGAGATTCTTAAAGGTGTGAACATTTCTGTGGGTGACGGGGAGTTTCATGTAATCATGGGGCCAAACGGATCCGGAAAGTCAACGCTCGCTCTGACCATTGTGGGTCATCCAAGGTATGAAGTCAGGAACGGGAGAATACTCTTCAATGGTGAGGACATAACTGATCTTCCCCCGGACGAAAGGGCCAAGAGGGGGATAATGCTGGCCTTTCAGCATCCGGAGGAGGTTGAAGGCGTCAGGATAATGGAATTCCTCCAGCAGGTTCTTGCAGAGGTTAAGGGGATTGATCTCGCCGAGGCGTACGACATGATTGTTGAGACCGCAAAGGGGCTCTGGTTCAAAGAGGAGGATCTCATGAGGTACGTTAACGTCGGCTTCTCCGGCGGTGAGAGGAAGAGATTTGAGATTCTCCAGGCACTTCTTCTTGAGCCGAAGCTCCTCATCCTCGATGAGCCTGACAGCGGTGTCGATGTCGATTCACTCAGTGTCATCTCGAGGAAGATAGATGAGCTTCACGAGAAGGGGACGGCGATTCTCCTGATAACTCACTATGGCAGGATACTCCAGCACCTCGACCCAAGCAAGTTTAGGGTTCATGTGATGAAGGACGGCAGAATCGTCCTTGAGCGCGGAGGCGAGTTCGTGAAGGAGATCGAGGAGAAGGGCTTCCAGAAGATTTTCGAGGAGTGTGGTTGCGATGAGTGA
- a CDS encoding MazG nucleotide pyrophosphohydrolase domain-containing protein gives MNDHQRRVDDLVKEFGGYWSPFEMLAALMEEIGELADELLKIEGVKGKGNPEKLTEELGDVMFALSCIANYYEVDLLSALEKSIEKYRERDRDRWDNTDG, from the coding sequence ATGAACGACCATCAGCGGAGAGTTGACGACCTTGTTAAAGAATTCGGTGGATACTGGAGTCCCTTCGAGATGCTCGCAGCTTTGATGGAAGAGATTGGAGAACTAGCTGATGAACTACTGAAAATTGAAGGGGTCAAGGGAAAAGGCAACCCGGAAAAGCTGACGGAGGAACTCGGCGACGTCATGTTTGCCCTCTCGTGTATAGCCAACTATTACGAAGTGGACCTTCTGAGTGCCCTGGAGAAGAGCATAGAGAAGTACAGGGAACGTGACAGGGATCGATGGGATAACACGGATGGATAA
- the lonB gene encoding ATP-dependent protease LonB — MGDNEKINREALAPREYGESLELGIEFTTTEEIEVPEKLIDQVIGQEHAVEVIKTAANQKRHVLLIGEPGTGKSMLGQAMAELLPTETLEDILVFPNPEDENMPRIKTVPACQGRRIVEKYREKAKSQESVKSYILLFVMFTVMLALFIEFSATTLLMGLFVVILTIMALSNMRLKSTVLVPKLLVDNCGRTKAPFIDATGAHAGALLGDVRHDPFQSGGLGTPAHERVEPGMIHRAHKGVLFIDEIATLSLKMQQSLLTAMQEKKFPITGQSEMSSGAMVRTEPVPCDFVLVAAGNLDTVDKMHPALRSRIRGYGYEVYMRTTMPDTIENRRKLVQFVAQEVKRDGKIPHFTKEAVEEIVREAQKRAGRKGHLTLRLRDLGGIVRAAGDIAVKKGKKYVEREDVIEAVKMAKPLEKQLADWYIERKKEYQVIKTEGSEIGRVNGLAVIGEQSGIVLPIEAVVAPAASKEEGKIIVTGKLGEIAKEAVQNVSAIIKRYKGEDISRYDIHVQFLQTYEGVEGDSASISVATAVISALEGIPIRQDVAMTGSLSVRGEVLPIGGATPKIEAAIEAGIKMVIIPKSNEKDVFLSKDKAEKIQIFPVETIDEVLEIALEESEKKRELLRRIRETLPLSL, encoded by the coding sequence ATGGGGGACAACGAGAAGATTAATAGGGAAGCCCTGGCCCCCAGGGAGTACGGAGAGAGCTTAGAGCTTGGTATTGAGTTTACGACAACTGAGGAAATCGAAGTTCCCGAGAAGCTTATCGACCAAGTCATCGGCCAAGAACACGCGGTTGAAGTTATCAAAACTGCCGCCAACCAGAAGAGGCATGTTCTTCTGATAGGCGAGCCGGGAACAGGTAAGTCCATGCTCGGTCAGGCCATGGCCGAGCTGTTGCCAACAGAAACCCTAGAGGATATCCTCGTTTTCCCCAATCCCGAAGACGAGAACATGCCCAGGATCAAGACCGTCCCTGCCTGTCAGGGCAGGCGTATTGTAGAGAAATACCGCGAAAAGGCCAAGAGCCAGGAGAGCGTAAAATCCTACATCCTCCTCTTTGTCATGTTTACCGTTATGCTCGCACTTTTCATTGAATTCAGTGCAACTACACTCCTGATGGGGCTCTTCGTTGTTATACTTACAATAATGGCCCTCTCCAATATGCGCCTTAAGAGTACTGTCCTCGTTCCCAAGCTTCTTGTGGACAACTGCGGAAGAACCAAAGCTCCCTTCATCGACGCTACTGGCGCCCACGCGGGAGCGCTCCTTGGTGATGTCAGACATGACCCCTTCCAGAGCGGTGGGCTCGGCACTCCTGCCCACGAGCGCGTTGAGCCAGGAATGATACACCGCGCTCACAAGGGAGTTCTCTTTATAGACGAGATTGCCACGCTCAGCCTTAAGATGCAACAGAGCCTCCTCACCGCCATGCAGGAGAAGAAGTTCCCGATAACCGGCCAGAGTGAGATGTCGAGCGGTGCGATGGTAAGGACTGAACCTGTTCCGTGTGACTTCGTCCTCGTCGCGGCAGGAAACCTCGATACAGTGGACAAGATGCACCCTGCACTCCGCTCGAGGATCAGGGGTTACGGTTACGAGGTCTACATGCGCACCACCATGCCGGACACGATAGAGAACAGGCGCAAGCTCGTTCAGTTCGTGGCTCAAGAGGTCAAGCGCGACGGAAAAATACCCCACTTCACGAAGGAGGCTGTGGAAGAGATAGTCAGAGAGGCCCAGAAGAGGGCTGGAAGGAAAGGTCACCTCACGCTCCGCCTCAGAGACCTCGGCGGTATCGTCAGAGCTGCTGGTGACATAGCTGTCAAGAAGGGCAAGAAGTACGTGGAAAGGGAAGACGTCATTGAGGCAGTCAAAATGGCCAAACCCCTCGAGAAGCAGCTTGCTGACTGGTACATCGAGCGCAAGAAGGAGTACCAAGTCATCAAGACTGAGGGTAGCGAGATAGGTCGCGTCAACGGTCTGGCCGTCATAGGCGAGCAGAGCGGTATAGTCCTTCCGATTGAAGCAGTTGTCGCCCCAGCTGCGAGCAAAGAAGAAGGAAAGATTATAGTTACAGGAAAGCTCGGCGAGATAGCGAAGGAAGCCGTTCAGAACGTCTCGGCGATAATCAAGAGGTACAAAGGTGAGGACATAAGCCGCTACGATATTCACGTCCAGTTCCTCCAGACCTACGAGGGCGTTGAGGGCGACTCAGCCAGCATAAGCGTTGCCACCGCTGTTATCTCGGCCCTTGAGGGGATTCCGATAAGACAGGACGTGGCCATGACAGGTTCGCTCAGTGTCCGTGGCGAGGTGTTGCCGATAGGCGGTGCAACACCAAAGATAGAGGCCGCAATAGAGGCTGGCATAAAGATGGTCATAATCCCCAAGAGCAACGAGAAGGACGTCTTCCTGAGCAAGGACAAGGCCGAAAAGATCCAGATATTCCCGGTCGAGACCATCGATGAAGTCCTTGAGATAGCCCTCGAGGAGAGCGAGAAGAAGAGGGAGCTTCTCAGGAGGATCCGGGAGACCCTGCCCCTTTCCCTTTGA
- a CDS encoding 30S ribosomal protein S3ae, which translates to MAKGNPRKRAAATKDKWKMKEWYVVYAPDFFGNKEIGLTPADDPEKVIGRVIETTLKDLTGDFTKGQVKLYFQIYDVKGQNAYTKFKGHTLSRSYIRSLVRRRTTRVDGIFNITTKDGYKLRVMGMVIAYRRIQTSQERAIREIMRDIIYKKAEELNYKDFILEAVTGKMATEIAKEARKIYPIKRAEIRKIKVLAEPEA; encoded by the coding sequence ATGGCAAAGGGTAACCCAAGGAAGAGGGCTGCTGCTACCAAGGATAAGTGGAAGATGAAAGAGTGGTACGTGGTTTACGCTCCGGACTTTTTCGGCAACAAGGAGATAGGCCTCACCCCCGCTGATGACCCCGAGAAGGTCATCGGTCGCGTCATTGAGACCACCCTCAAGGACCTCACCGGCGACTTCACCAAGGGTCAGGTCAAACTCTACTTCCAGATCTACGACGTCAAGGGCCAGAACGCCTACACTAAGTTTAAGGGCCACACCCTCTCCAGGAGCTACATAAGGAGCCTTGTCAGGAGAAGGACCACCAGGGTTGATGGCATATTCAACATCACTACCAAGGACGGCTACAAGCTCCGTGTTATGGGTATGGTCATCGCCTACAGGCGCATACAGACCAGCCAGGAAAGGGCTATCAGGGAGATAATGAGGGACATCATCTACAAGAAGGCCGAGGAGCTTAACTACAAGGACTTCATCCTCGAGGCCGTCACCGGCAAGATGGCTACAGAGATAGCTAAGGAAGCTAGGAAGATCTACCCGATTAAGAGGGCGGAGATAAGGAAGATAAAGGTCCTCGCAGAGCCGGAGGCCTGA
- a CDS encoding Mov34/MPN/PAD-1 family protein has product METVKIRRELLGYLLELAREFYPNEFAGFLREKAGVFEEVLIAPDPHFGRSSAFFNTWMLPYDESIKGTVHSHPGPNPWPSQADLNFFSKFGGVHLIIAYPFTEDSVRAYKSDGSRLKVEILD; this is encoded by the coding sequence ATGGAAACCGTCAAAATTAGAAGGGAGCTCTTGGGATACCTCCTTGAATTAGCCCGCGAATTCTATCCCAACGAGTTCGCTGGCTTTTTGAGGGAGAAGGCTGGCGTTTTTGAAGAGGTTCTTATAGCCCCAGATCCTCATTTTGGGAGGAGTTCGGCTTTCTTCAACACATGGATGCTGCCCTACGACGAGAGCATAAAGGGAACCGTTCACTCGCATCCTGGCCCGAATCCATGGCCATCCCAGGCAGATCTGAACTTTTTCTCCAAGTTTGGGGGTGTCCATCTGATAATTGCCTATCCTTTTACAGAAGACAGCGTGAGGGCCTATAAAAGTGATGGGAGCCGTCTGAAGGTCGAAATCCTTGACTAA
- a CDS encoding DUF92 domain-containing protein translates to MLERLAVDVAVVAGLGIGSYKLKALDAKGALAAAAVGLVVLELGGFYPFLAMVTFVVLGVLATKYRFREKAKLGLAQSRNGVRGWGNVMGNGLAAVIFLAFEYFSHMDVFWAATFASIATVNGDTLASELGKIFGKNPRLITTFEPARPGVNGAISWPGELFALLGSFIMALFALPLTEQKIMMLLAVTIGGFIGVNLDSLIGATLENEGITNNNSTNFLASLFGGSIGALLFYVLA, encoded by the coding sequence ATGCTCGAGAGACTGGCAGTGGACGTTGCAGTGGTTGCAGGGCTTGGCATAGGATCATACAAACTGAAAGCCCTTGATGCTAAGGGTGCTTTGGCAGCTGCAGCTGTCGGTCTGGTCGTTCTGGAGCTTGGTGGTTTTTATCCCTTCTTGGCGATGGTAACCTTCGTGGTTCTTGGAGTCCTTGCAACCAAGTACCGGTTCAGGGAAAAGGCAAAACTCGGCCTTGCTCAGAGCAGAAACGGTGTGAGGGGTTGGGGCAACGTTATGGGCAATGGCCTTGCCGCAGTAATCTTTCTGGCCTTTGAATACTTCTCCCATATGGACGTTTTCTGGGCAGCGACTTTTGCTTCGATAGCTACAGTTAATGGAGATACTCTTGCGAGCGAGCTTGGAAAGATTTTCGGAAAAAATCCAAGGTTGATAACCACCTTTGAGCCAGCTAGACCCGGTGTTAACGGAGCTATTTCGTGGCCCGGAGAGCTGTTCGCACTTTTGGGTTCTTTCATTATGGCCCTGTTCGCCCTTCCACTCACAGAGCAAAAGATCATGATGCTCCTGGCTGTTACCATTGGCGGATTTATCGGGGTCAACTTAGACAGTCTTATTGGAGCTACCCTTGAAAACGAGGGAATAACAAATAATAACTCGACAAACTTTCTTGCTTCACTCTTTGGCGGCTCCATCGGTGCACTTCTCTTCTACGTCCTCGCGTGA
- a CDS encoding KEOPS complex subunit Pcc1, with protein sequence MRIEATAKIIWHYRSEERAKAIAQALEVDNASLPEGLKKSLNVVTRWEDGDVITKVKYSGEIETLIKALDDLVFSIKIAEDVT encoded by the coding sequence TTGCGGATTGAAGCAACGGCGAAAATCATCTGGCACTACAGGAGCGAGGAGAGAGCGAAGGCTATAGCCCAAGCTCTAGAAGTGGACAACGCTAGCCTTCCTGAAGGCCTAAAGAAAAGTTTAAATGTGGTAACCCGATGGGAAGATGGGGACGTCATAACAAAGGTTAAATACTCGGGTGAGATTGAAACACTCATCAAAGCGCTGGACGATTTGGTGTTTTCAATCAAAATCGCCGAAGATGTCACGTGA